In Pedobacter heparinus DSM 2366, the following are encoded in one genomic region:
- the hisS gene encoding histidine--tRNA ligase, with protein sequence MSNIKPSLAKGTRDFSPQEMVKRNFIFDTVKTVFKKYGYAEIQTPSMENLSTLTGKYGDEGDKLIFKILNSGDYLAKVKPDLLTNANSNAILPSISEKALRYDLTVPFARYVVMHQNDISLPFKRFQVQPVWRADRPQKGRYREFYQCDVDVVGSDSLLNEAEFILIYQEALTGLGLKNFTIKINNRKILSGIAEVVGKPELIIDMTVAIDKLDKIGLDGVVKELLERGFTDADIERLKPVILLQGSNTEKLESLKKVLSASAAGLKGIEEIETVFDYVNSMLKAEPAIKPDVELDITLARGLNYYTGCIFEVKTNEVAMGSIGGGGRYDDLTGMFGLKGLTGVGVSFGADRIYDVLQELNLFPESTVAGTKVLISNFDKEAEEYALPVLQQLRSANIAAELYPSSAKLKKQMSYADDKHIPYVMLIGSDEMESGMLTLKDMQSGQQQKLTAESIVELLKKD encoded by the coding sequence CTCAGGAAATGGTTAAGCGCAACTTTATTTTTGATACAGTTAAAACTGTTTTTAAGAAATATGGCTATGCTGAGATACAAACCCCCTCAATGGAAAACCTTTCTACCTTAACTGGTAAGTATGGGGATGAGGGTGATAAGCTGATATTTAAGATCCTGAACAGCGGAGATTATCTGGCAAAAGTGAAGCCCGATTTGCTAACCAATGCCAATTCAAATGCCATACTTCCATCCATCAGTGAGAAGGCCCTGAGGTATGACCTTACGGTACCTTTTGCGCGGTATGTGGTCATGCACCAGAACGATATATCCCTGCCCTTTAAGCGGTTCCAGGTGCAGCCGGTATGGCGTGCCGACAGGCCACAGAAAGGACGGTACAGAGAATTCTATCAGTGCGATGTGGATGTTGTAGGTTCTGATAGTTTATTAAACGAAGCAGAATTTATATTGATTTACCAGGAAGCACTGACCGGTCTGGGTTTAAAAAACTTTACCATAAAGATCAACAACCGTAAAATATTGTCGGGGATTGCTGAAGTTGTAGGTAAGCCGGAGCTCATTATTGACATGACGGTAGCCATAGATAAGCTGGATAAAATAGGGCTTGACGGTGTGGTTAAAGAACTGCTGGAACGTGGTTTTACCGATGCAGACATAGAAAGGTTAAAACCGGTTATTTTATTGCAGGGTAGCAATACAGAGAAACTGGAAAGCCTGAAAAAGGTATTGTCTGCATCGGCAGCCGGACTTAAGGGCATTGAAGAGATAGAAACTGTTTTTGATTATGTAAACAGTATGCTTAAAGCTGAACCTGCCATAAAGCCTGATGTTGAACTGGACATTACCCTTGCCCGGGGGTTAAATTATTATACCGGTTGTATTTTTGAAGTGAAAACCAATGAGGTGGCTATGGGTAGTATAGGTGGCGGTGGCAGGTATGATGACCTTACCGGTATGTTTGGTTTAAAAGGTTTGACCGGTGTTGGGGTTTCATTTGGTGCCGACAGGATTTATGATGTATTACAGGAACTCAATCTTTTTCCTGAATCGACCGTTGCAGGTACAAAAGTGCTGATCAGTAATTTTGATAAGGAAGCGGAAGAGTATGCACTGCCGGTCTTACAGCAATTGCGCAGCGCAAATATTGCTGCCGAACTTTATCCTTCTTCAGCTAAGCTTAAAAAACAAATGAGCTATGCCGATGATAAGCATATTCCCTATGTGATGCTGATCGGCAGTGATGAAATGGAAAGCGGGATGCTGACACTGAAAGATATGCAGAGCGGACAGCAGCAAAAACTGACGGCCGAATCCATTGTCGAATTGCTGAAAAAGGATTAG
- a CDS encoding response regulator transcription factor, protein MKKKTVTYKKILVIEDNHAILDVITLILQSESYKVNGLNKSVDMMMHINESRPDLIILDIMLPDGDGRTLLKEIRTNPATENIPVLMISAKYTAQNIQHGEYKPNGFLPKPFDIDDLLDRIEGILAGKTY, encoded by the coding sequence TTGAAAAAAAAAACAGTAACATATAAAAAAATTCTTGTGATTGAAGACAATCATGCCATACTAGATGTCATTACATTAATCCTTCAAAGCGAGTCCTATAAAGTAAATGGATTAAATAAGAGCGTGGATATGATGATGCACATCAACGAGTCGAGGCCAGACCTGATCATTTTAGACATTATGTTACCGGATGGTGATGGCAGGACTTTATTAAAAGAGATCAGGACCAACCCTGCCACTGAGAACATACCAGTGCTGATGATTTCTGCAAAATATACCGCCCAGAACATCCAGCATGGTGAATACAAACCCAATGGCTTTTTACCAAAACCTTTTGACATAGATGATCTCCTGGACAGGATTGAAGGGATACTTGCCGGAAAAACCTATTAA
- a CDS encoding TonB-dependent receptor encodes MKRVYLLLFLYLFIPAAGFAAELAQFKGKVLDAANQAPLAGATIYITDLKAITTTNAQGEFVLKNIPAKGRFLLEARFVGYKTYAAVIDLGSQKELTISLSPSIIESAEVVITGSPFSSNNKTNSLSVVSVGKNKLAQSGGTNLVDAIARIPGVSQVSTGGAISKPVIRGLGYNRVLTMVDGAREEAQQWGDEHGIEVDQFSAARIEILKGPASLLYGSDALGGVINVIDDLVPAPGVRNGEFTSAYSTNNGLSASSLMLQGNENGFVYRGRASYKNAYGFGYKGATVPNSGFNELNFNGMLGLNKSWGYSHLTFSRFHTNIGLVENGPDDHGNYLNEDGEVISADEAKERRLGLPFQNINHYRAALNSNFILGKGQLKTVFAFQQNIRKEFEESIQEPGLNLDLKSYTYDIKYYFPNLGKWEPAFGVQGMYQDNVNHGDEFLIPDYNSNNIGAFVYLKRNFDKGAINIGARYDYKKVDGKDLNFNGEEVFGGFSNEFSNVSGSLGFAYEIAKNLVLKGNAGSGFRAPNIAELGANGRHEGTFRYEIGNSKLKQETSVQFDLGLEYNAESVTFGLNAYANRIFNYIYPGNFNDETIPFDNNGSIETLPVYRYVQTNADLVGGEASVDFHLVKSLHFENSFSYTRGVNRATDTALPFIPAASINNEIRIEPNIKGLADSYIKVGLTNTFKQARFDSFETQTNGYTLLDAGLGTSIKTARGKLNLWVTGQNLLNKEYYNHLSRYKIANIYNPGRNVTFGISVPFL; translated from the coding sequence ATGAAAAGAGTATATCTTTTGCTATTCCTATATTTATTTATACCAGCTGCAGGCTTTGCTGCAGAACTTGCCCAATTTAAAGGGAAGGTGCTTGATGCGGCTAACCAGGCCCCACTTGCAGGAGCAACCATTTATATTACCGACCTTAAAGCCATTACGACTACCAATGCCCAGGGCGAATTTGTATTAAAGAACATCCCTGCAAAGGGGCGGTTCTTGCTGGAAGCACGATTTGTAGGTTACAAAACCTATGCTGCTGTGATTGACCTGGGGAGTCAAAAGGAGCTGACCATCTCATTATCTCCTTCTATCATAGAAAGTGCCGAGGTAGTGATCACCGGGTCCCCATTTAGTTCAAATAACAAGACCAACAGCTTATCGGTGGTTTCGGTAGGTAAGAACAAGCTGGCGCAGTCAGGAGGTACCAATCTTGTAGATGCGATTGCCAGAATACCAGGGGTTTCGCAGGTAAGTACGGGAGGGGCAATATCCAAGCCTGTCATCCGTGGACTGGGCTATAACCGCGTACTGACCATGGTGGATGGTGCAAGAGAAGAAGCCCAGCAATGGGGGGATGAGCACGGTATTGAGGTAGACCAGTTTTCGGCGGCAAGGATTGAGATTTTAAAAGGCCCAGCAAGTTTGTTATATGGTTCTGATGCCTTAGGGGGTGTAATCAACGTAATTGATGACCTTGTGCCGGCACCCGGTGTGCGCAATGGCGAGTTTACTTCGGCGTACAGCACCAATAATGGTCTTAGTGCCTCATCCCTGATGCTTCAGGGCAATGAAAATGGTTTCGTATACCGCGGCCGTGCGTCTTATAAAAATGCCTATGGTTTTGGCTATAAGGGGGCAACTGTACCCAATTCCGGCTTTAATGAACTTAACTTTAACGGGATGCTGGGGCTAAACAAAAGCTGGGGTTATTCCCATTTAACCTTTTCACGCTTTCATACCAATATCGGACTGGTAGAAAACGGGCCAGATGACCATGGAAATTATTTAAATGAGGATGGGGAAGTCATCTCAGCCGACGAAGCAAAAGAAAGAAGGCTGGGTCTGCCTTTTCAAAACATTAATCACTACCGGGCAGCCTTAAACAGCAATTTTATTCTTGGAAAAGGGCAGCTTAAAACCGTTTTTGCCTTTCAGCAAAACATCAGAAAAGAGTTTGAAGAAAGTATACAGGAGCCTGGATTGAACCTGGACCTTAAATCGTATACTTATGATATTAAGTATTACTTTCCCAACCTTGGGAAATGGGAGCCCGCATTTGGTGTCCAGGGGATGTATCAGGACAATGTTAACCATGGTGACGAGTTTCTTATCCCTGACTATAATAGCAATAACATTGGTGCTTTTGTGTACCTGAAGCGGAACTTTGATAAGGGGGCCATTAATATCGGGGCAAGATATGACTATAAAAAAGTGGATGGAAAAGATTTGAATTTTAACGGGGAGGAGGTTTTTGGTGGTTTCAGTAATGAATTTTCAAATGTATCAGGATCCCTTGGCTTCGCTTATGAAATTGCTAAAAACCTGGTGCTTAAAGGCAATGCAGGTTCTGGTTTCAGGGCGCCAAACATTGCAGAACTTGGGGCCAATGGCCGGCATGAGGGTACCTTCAGGTATGAAATAGGCAATAGTAAATTAAAACAGGAAACCAGTGTACAATTTGATCTTGGCCTGGAGTATAATGCGGAGAGTGTGACATTTGGATTAAATGCTTACGCCAACCGCATATTCAACTATATCTATCCGGGTAATTTTAATGATGAAACCATTCCTTTCGACAATAATGGCAGCATAGAAACATTGCCGGTTTACCGTTACGTACAAACGAACGCTGATTTGGTAGGTGGAGAGGCTTCAGTGGATTTTCACCTCGTAAAGTCGCTGCATTTTGAAAACTCCTTTTCTTATACCAGGGGTGTAAACCGGGCTACTGATACTGCCCTGCCCTTTATTCCTGCTGCCAGCATCAACAACGAAATCCGTATTGAACCGAACATTAAAGGTCTTGCTGATAGCTATATTAAGGTTGGCCTAACCAATACCTTTAAACAGGCCCGTTTTGATAGTTTTGAAACCCAGACCAATGGTTATACACTGCTTGATGCGGGGTTAGGAACCAGTATCAAAACTGCCAGAGGTAAACTTAACCTTTGGGTAACCGGACAGAACCTGTTAAATAAAGAATATTACAATCATTTGAGCAGGTATAAAATCGCCAATATTTACAACCCGGGGCGTAATGTCACTTTTGGTATCAGTGTGCCATTTTTATAA
- a CDS encoding alpha/beta fold hydrolase, whose translation MLKKIALPIFILCCTALTALAQKTDTLSITLENVKYAYPVKYFPITTEGQDVRMAYMDIAPTQLANGRTVMLFHGKNFGGYYWTEVIKSLTSRGFRVVVPDQIGFGKSSKPFIHYSFHQMAAWNKALLDALGIQKASILGHSMGGMLATRFALMYPEQTEKLLLENPIGLEDYRRFIPYVTTEEQYKSELKTTAESVRKYYQSSYFTLWKPEYEELVRIAGGVTYSADFPRWAKVAAMTFTMIYEQPVVYEFINIKVPTVLFIGKEDRTIVGKGLLSPDQQALYGQYRFLGKQTAAKIPGAKIIEFDGCGHIPHIEIPTEFTVALLGSL comes from the coding sequence ATGTTAAAAAAAATAGCATTGCCCATTTTTATACTTTGCTGCACAGCCTTAACGGCATTGGCACAAAAAACGGACACTTTATCCATCACTTTGGAAAATGTCAAATACGCCTATCCTGTAAAATATTTTCCGATAACAACAGAAGGACAGGATGTACGCATGGCTTATATGGATATTGCTCCAACCCAGCTGGCCAATGGACGTACTGTAATGCTTTTTCATGGTAAGAACTTTGGAGGATATTACTGGACGGAAGTTATAAAATCGCTGACCAGCAGGGGCTTCAGGGTGGTTGTGCCAGACCAGATCGGTTTTGGTAAATCGTCCAAACCCTTTATACATTACAGTTTCCATCAGATGGCCGCCTGGAACAAGGCATTGCTGGATGCGTTGGGCATTCAGAAGGCAAGTATCCTGGGACATTCCATGGGAGGCATGCTGGCCACTCGTTTTGCGCTGATGTATCCTGAACAAACCGAAAAGCTGCTCCTCGAAAACCCGATAGGATTAGAAGATTATCGTAGGTTTATACCGTATGTGACTACGGAGGAACAATATAAATCGGAGCTGAAAACTACGGCTGAAAGCGTTCGCAAGTATTATCAGAGTTCTTATTTTACCTTGTGGAAACCGGAATATGAAGAACTGGTACGTATAGCCGGTGGTGTTACGTATAGTGCAGATTTTCCACGCTGGGCAAAAGTTGCGGCCATGACGTTTACGATGATCTATGAGCAGCCAGTGGTATATGAGTTTATCAATATAAAGGTACCCACCGTGCTGTTTATTGGTAAAGAAGATAGAACTATAGTAGGCAAAGGGCTGCTTAGTCCGGATCAACAGGCTTTATACGGACAATACAGGTTTTTGGGCAAACAAACTGCAGCTAAAATTCCGGGTGCCAAAATTATTGAATTTGACGGTTGCGGCCATATCCCACATATAGAAATCCCTACTGAGTTTACTGTAGCCCTGCTGGGCAGTTTATAG
- a CDS encoding zinc-dependent peptidase yields the protein MDTILFILIPLLIIVLYFILRGNSKAGKAPAALSATDRSLLLAHVHFYRQLQPAEKFIFENKVATFLSDIRLEGVGVNVDQVDRLLVASSAVIPVFGFPDWKYKNLSSVLLYPDTFNKDFQFEGGERNILGMVGEGYMNGQMILSKSALLRGFSNPEDKENTAIHEFVHLLDKSDGATDGVPENLMRHEYTLPWLKMIHQEMQQIEKGRSDINPYALTNEAEFFAVVSEYFFEKPKQLRDKHPGLYALLMETFSQDPAKR from the coding sequence ATGGATACGATATTATTTATCCTGATCCCTTTACTGATCATCGTTTTATATTTTATTTTAAGGGGCAATTCAAAAGCCGGAAAAGCTCCTGCTGCGCTTAGTGCAACCGATCGCAGTCTGCTTTTAGCACATGTCCATTTTTACCGGCAATTACAGCCAGCCGAAAAGTTCATTTTTGAAAATAAGGTCGCCACCTTTTTAAGTGATATAAGGCTGGAGGGCGTTGGTGTGAATGTTGACCAGGTTGACAGGCTGTTGGTAGCCTCGAGCGCCGTAATACCGGTATTTGGATTTCCAGACTGGAAATATAAAAACCTGAGCAGTGTATTGTTATATCCGGATACCTTTAATAAGGATTTTCAATTTGAGGGAGGAGAAAGAAATATTTTAGGTATGGTAGGAGAAGGCTACATGAACGGACAGATGATTTTGTCTAAATCGGCTTTGTTACGGGGATTTTCCAATCCAGAAGATAAAGAAAATACGGCCATACATGAGTTTGTGCATCTGCTGGACAAATCAGATGGTGCAACAGACGGAGTTCCCGAAAACTTAATGCGGCATGAATATACCCTGCCCTGGTTAAAAATGATCCATCAGGAAATGCAGCAAATAGAAAAGGGCAGGTCAGATATCAATCCTTATGCCCTTACCAATGAAGCTGAATTTTTTGCAGTTGTATCAGAATATTTCTTTGAAAAGCCTAAACAGTTAAGGGACAAACACCCCGGACTGTATGCCCTGCTGATGGAAACTTTTTCGCAGGACCCTGCAAAGAGATAG
- a CDS encoding Gfo/Idh/MocA family oxidoreductase — MEKAIVTGLLAFGMSGKVFHAPFIDGHPGFKFHAVLERNQKKAAADYPGVKSYATFEELIADQEIELVIVNTPNFTHADYTRKCLQAGKHVLVEKPFTATSAEAKELFELARTLGRKIFVYHNRRWDSDCTAIQKVVESGQLGQLNEVHYRYDRYRSAIGPKTFKEEPHPASGLVYDLGPHLLDQAISLFGKPLSFNKVLGKHRKNTQVDDYFMIHLTYPNDLNVFLTASLLVADPQKAFVLHGAKGSYVKGRSDVQEEQLLKGMKISNPAFGIESPDSKGRLTIMDEQGKPHVSYIDSDNGNYMGLFEAVYQSLINDKAYPITEEQIITQLEILEA, encoded by the coding sequence ATGGAAAAAGCAATTGTAACAGGCTTACTGGCCTTTGGTATGTCGGGTAAAGTATTTCATGCACCATTTATTGATGGGCATCCTGGTTTTAAATTTCATGCAGTCCTGGAACGCAACCAAAAAAAAGCCGCAGCAGATTATCCCGGTGTAAAAAGCTATGCTACTTTTGAAGAGCTGATCGCGGATCAGGAAATAGAACTGGTCATTGTAAACACACCCAATTTTACACATGCAGATTATACACGCAAGTGTCTCCAGGCCGGAAAACATGTACTTGTAGAAAAGCCCTTTACAGCGACTTCAGCAGAAGCAAAAGAACTATTTGAACTGGCCAGAACCCTGGGCAGGAAAATATTTGTTTACCATAACCGGAGGTGGGACAGCGACTGCACAGCTATACAAAAGGTGGTAGAAAGCGGACAGCTGGGCCAGCTCAATGAGGTTCATTACCGCTACGATCGTTACAGAAGTGCCATAGGGCCAAAAACTTTTAAGGAAGAACCACATCCCGCGAGTGGACTAGTGTATGATCTTGGACCCCATTTGCTGGATCAGGCCATTAGCCTGTTTGGCAAGCCCCTGTCTTTTAATAAGGTTCTTGGCAAACACCGCAAAAACACCCAGGTAGATGATTATTTTATGATCCATCTGACTTATCCGAACGACCTTAATGTATTTCTGACTGCCAGTTTACTGGTTGCAGATCCGCAGAAAGCCTTCGTGTTGCATGGTGCTAAAGGATCTTATGTAAAAGGCCGTTCAGATGTTCAGGAAGAACAGCTGCTGAAAGGAATGAAAATAAGCAACCCTGCTTTTGGTATAGAAAGTCCGGATAGTAAAGGCCGCTTAACCATCATGGATGAGCAGGGCAAGCCCCATGTGAGTTATATCGATTCTGATAACGGCAATTATATGGGCCTCTTTGAGGCCGTATACCAATCACTGATCAACGATAAGGCATATCCAATAACTGAAGAGCAGATCATCACACAGCTGGAGATACTGGAGGCCTAG
- a CDS encoding OmpA family protein: MMTSKFKIATFSIALALGAMAFQGCDSLTKTQKGAGIGAAAGGVLGAIIGKKAGNTAVGAIIGAAVGGTAGGFIGKRMDKQAAEIQNAIPNAEVIREGEGIIVKFDSGILFGFDKSDLTAQAKTNIKSLAGSLNQYPGTDIKVIGHTDNKGTEAYNMGLSERRAAAVKAYAVSQGVPSSRLITIGKGFSEPIEDNSTEAGRAANRRVEVVIVANDQLKKEAQQQGK, translated from the coding sequence ATGATGACTTCAAAATTTAAAATAGCAACATTTAGTATAGCATTAGCCCTTGGTGCCATGGCATTTCAAGGTTGCGATAGTTTAACAAAAACACAAAAAGGAGCAGGTATTGGTGCCGCTGCCGGTGGTGTACTTGGCGCAATCATTGGTAAAAAAGCTGGCAACACTGCAGTAGGTGCTATTATTGGTGCTGCTGTTGGTGGTACAGCTGGTGGGTTTATCGGTAAAAGAATGGATAAACAGGCTGCTGAAATACAAAATGCCATCCCCAATGCAGAAGTAATCCGCGAAGGTGAAGGTATCATTGTTAAATTTGACAGTGGTATTTTATTTGGTTTTGACAAATCTGATTTAACAGCACAAGCTAAAACAAATATCAAATCTCTAGCCGGGTCATTAAATCAGTATCCGGGAACAGATATTAAAGTAATTGGACATACTGATAATAAAGGTACTGAGGCATATAACATGGGCTTATCTGAAAGAAGAGCAGCAGCAGTTAAAGCCTATGCAGTATCACAGGGTGTTCCGTCATCCCGCTTGATCACCATCGGGAAAGGTTTTTCTGAACCAATTGAAGACAATTCAACTGAAGCCGGAAGGGCTGCTAACCGTAGGGTTGAAGTGGTGATTGTTGCGAACGATCAGTTGAAAAAAGAAGCTCAGCAACAAGGAAAATAA
- a CDS encoding ABC transporter ATP-binding protein gives MILEIKDLKKVYDGTTVVNITHLQIGQGETIGLVGNNGAGKTTLFRMILDLIRPTAGSVLSKGENVMQSDAWKNYTASFLDEGFLIDYLTPEEYFVFIGSLHNLTAAHVYEYLQRYEEFFNGEILNKGKYIRDFSKGNQNKVGIAAALMQNPELLVLDEPFANLDPTTQIRLKTLIKSLKQQHQISTLISSHDLNHVTDVCDRIILLEKGLVIKDFNKDENTLKALEAYFSE, from the coding sequence ATGATTTTAGAGATAAAGGATTTAAAAAAGGTTTACGACGGCACAACGGTTGTAAACATTACGCATTTGCAGATTGGACAGGGGGAAACAATAGGACTGGTAGGGAACAATGGTGCCGGCAAAACCACATTGTTCAGGATGATATTGGACCTGATCCGTCCGACTGCCGGATCAGTCTTGTCCAAAGGGGAAAACGTAATGCAAAGCGATGCCTGGAAAAACTATACCGCTTCTTTTCTGGACGAGGGCTTTTTGATCGATTACCTGACACCTGAGGAATACTTCGTGTTCATTGGAAGCCTGCACAACCTGACTGCCGCACATGTATATGAGTACCTGCAGCGGTATGAAGAATTTTTTAACGGAGAAATCCTGAATAAGGGCAAGTACATCAGGGATTTTTCCAAAGGGAACCAAAATAAGGTGGGCATTGCCGCTGCGCTGATGCAAAACCCCGAATTGCTGGTTCTTGATGAACCTTTTGCCAATCTGGACCCAACCACTCAGATCAGGCTTAAAACCCTGATCAAATCACTCAAACAACAACATCAGATCAGCACCCTGATTTCCAGCCATGACCTGAATCATGTGACCGATGTATGTGACAGGATCATCCTTTTGGAAAAAGGTCTGGTCATTAAAGACTTCAATAAGGATGAAAACACCTTAAAAGCATTGGAAGCCTACTTCTCCGAATAA